A stretch of the Corylus avellana chromosome ca6, CavTom2PMs-1.0 genome encodes the following:
- the LOC132184447 gene encoding F-box protein GID2-like, whose protein sequence is MKRAMADGEAREKGEDKKMKKIRVEGEEEGGGGGGEEEEEEEGEEGGRGSGFVNLDENLLYEVLKHVDARTLASAGCVSKLWHRTAQDERLWELICTRHWANIGCPKQQLRSVVLALGGFRRLHSQFLCHLSKPQSSGSSASSSASSSSSSWSPFAPMIGSKPPTRWGKDEVHLSLSLLSIRYYEKMNFNNRGR, encoded by the coding sequence ATGAAGCGTGCAATGGCTGACGGTGAGGCTAGGGAGAAAGGGGAGgacaagaagatgaagaagatcagagttgaaggagaagaagagggaggaggaggaggaggagaagaagaagaagaagaagagggagaagaagggGGAAGAGGAAGTGGGTTTGTGAATCTGGATGAGAATCTGCTGTACGAGGTGTTGAAGCATGTGGACGCGAGGACGCTGGCGTCGGCGGGCTGCGTGAGCAAGCTGTGGCACAGGACGGCGCAGGACGAGCGGCTCTGGGAGCTGATCTGCACCAGGCACTGGGCCAACATCGGCTGCCCCAAGCAGCAGCTCCGATCTGTGGTTCTCGCTCTGGGGGGGTTCCGTCGTCTCCACTCCCAATTCCTCTGCCATCTCTCTAAGCCACAATCATCGGGCTCGTCTGCTTCTTCATCGGcttcgtcgtcgtcgtcgtcttGGTCTCCCTTCGCGCCGATGATCGGGTCGAAGCCGCCGACTCGGTGGGGAAAAGACGAGGTTCATCTCTCGCTTTCGCTTCTCTCGATTCGCTACTACGAGAAGATGAATTTCAATAACAGAGGCAGATGA